The genomic segment CTCGCACCCGGGACGTCTACGCCGCCAGCGGCGACCTGGTCGACGACACCCACGCCGACATCCGCATCCACGGCGCGGGCGGCCTCTACGTGAAGGAGCTGATTTCCAGCGACGAGGGGCGCACGGAGCCGAGCCTCACCGGACTGCTGGGCGTCGACAGCGTCGTGACCGCGCTGGACGTTGTCGACGTACAGGGCGAGGACGAGCCGTTCGCCGACGAGGAGTTCTTCCGGGACTGACGGCGGTGGTCAGAGCAGCCCGAAAAACGGGAAGCCGACGTCGGCCCACGAGATGGCGTGGACCAACGCGACGACGAAGAGATTCCGCGTCCGCTGGTAGGTGAGGCAGAACGCCAGCCCCTGGCCGAACAGGACGAACAGATACGCCGCGAGGAACTCCGGGCCGCGAGCGACGCCGTACAGCCCGTGCAAGAGCGAGAAGAGCGCGGCTCCGAGCACAACCTCGGAGGCTGGATGGAACGTGTCTCGCAGCTTCCCCTGGACGATACCCCTGACGAACTGTTCTTCGACGAGCGCGGGCACCAGGTACAGGCCGAGGAAGACGACGGGCCACAGCAGCGGCCACCTGCCCAATCCGACGTCGGCACCAGTCCCGCTGAGCAGTTCGAGCGAGAGTCCGAGCAGCGGCAGTGCGAACTGGGCCGCCTCGGCCATGATATCGAGCCCGGCGGTCCCGAGGACAACCCACAGCGTATCGTGTCGGGTCGGCAGCCGTATCTGGACGTACTCCCATCGTTGCGTGGCGGCGAGATAGGCGACGATAACAACGCCGAAGGCGACCTGGGACCCCTTGGCCCCCATGAGATACGCGATATCCGGGAACCGCGGTGCGACGATACCGTTCACCAGGGGTCGGTACACGGAGTAGACGAACAGTGAGAAGACCGACCCGAAGAAGATCAGGGCTATCGCGCCGCTGAGCGCGCCGACTCGGGTATCCGGACCGAAACGTTGCCGTACGCTGTGGAGCCAGTCTGAGCGGTGTGCCATGTGTCCGTTACGACCGCTGACAGCGATATCAAGCCAAACGACAGTTAACGCCAATTTTTGGCCGTATACGGCCGTATACCCTGGGATGGGGGGAACGTGTACGCCCGTACACCCGGACACGTCGTCCGCCGAACGGCGCGCCGACGCGTCCAGAACAGTAAAATAAAATGCACAACTCGTCTGGGCTAAGCCATGTCGGATGCAGTGTCCTCGCTGCTCACGCGGACCCAGCGAGACCGGATTCGGTCGGGGTTCGCGGACGTCGAACGTGCGAAACGCCGGCGAGACCAGCGGAAGATTCGTACCCGTATCGCCGCCGGTATCGACGACTTCGAACTGCTGGTCGACTACCCAGACAGACAGTTAGAACTGGCCTTCGAGGAGCGGGCGGACGAGACGCTCGAAGCGCGGCTGGCCGACGCGTATCTGACCGTCGAGCGCATCCGAATCCTCCGGGGCATCGACCGCGACGCACTGCGACGGCGGGCCAGCGCACGACGCGACGCCGTCGCGACCGACGAGACTCCTATGCTGGCGGCGGTCCCGGTTCGGACCACTGACGAGTGGCGCGACTACGTGGCGGACGACCTCGCGGCGGAGTACCAACCAAGTCGGTGGAAGCGCCTCTCGGACGCCCTGCTGAAGATCGGGCTGGCGCTACTCGTCTTCGTGAGCGGACTCGCCGTCGTCGCCCCGGACTTCACGAACGGCTACGGGAGTCTCCCAGGTATCGTCGGGGCGAGCCTCTTGACGGTCGGGCTCGGCATCGTCGGCGTCCGCGGGCTGAAGTACGACCTGGTCCCAGCGACTCGGACGTTCGTCGCTGACCCGTCCGGCGCTCTCCGGACGGCGTGGGACCAGTTCTAGCCACGCGTCGGATCACAACCGCTTTACTCGACGCCGCGAACGCACCAGCTATGCGATTCGGCGTCGACGAGGCCGGCAAAGGACCGGTGCTGGGGTCCATGTTCGCCGCCGCGGTGCGAGCGGCCCCCGAGGCCCTGCCAGACGGCGTCGGTGACTCGAAGGGTATCGCGCCCGAC from the Halomicroarcula saliterrae genome contains:
- a CDS encoding CPBP family intramembrane glutamic endopeptidase, producing the protein MAHRSDWLHSVRQRFGPDTRVGALSGAIALIFFGSVFSLFVYSVYRPLVNGIVAPRFPDIAYLMGAKGSQVAFGVVIVAYLAATQRWEYVQIRLPTRHDTLWVVLGTAGLDIMAEAAQFALPLLGLSLELLSGTGADVGLGRWPLLWPVVFLGLYLVPALVEEQFVRGIVQGKLRDTFHPASEVVLGAALFSLLHGLYGVARGPEFLAAYLFVLFGQGLAFCLTYQRTRNLFVVALVHAISWADVGFPFFGLL